One Thauera sp. K11 DNA window includes the following coding sequences:
- a CDS encoding type II restriction endonuclease subunit M → MKAVFLRVNDAPPEERGKALRAVILGLPNQNDQAFKVVLDDLTLIPRSPFVYWIGNGVRSAFSKFPRLDAGQRVAKQGLATADDFRFVRLWPEVGDHTRLETWRPFAKGGSFSPYYSNIYLVVKWERDGLEIASNLNDRGEVKSNIWMLRDTAKNCFFRAGITWPRRPHLLGSFQYLPRGCVFGSDGPAIFSSDVAALAAVLNSAPYLGLLGLLMARGTTGGQTLKYEVGYVTSVPVPTIDGELRDTLAELAKQSWRFQRSLDTRVEISRAFMLPAVLQAGVGSLGDRAQHWARLAAASQAELDALHGQINEESYRLYGISGEDRSVIERGFGLSIDSDMSPDDDDGDESDDDGGAPEVDATPMVASLLSWTLGVAFGRFDVRLATSEREAPPEPEPFDPLPVCSPGMLTGDDDLPVASPPAGYPLTFPTDGILVDDPGHPRDVVRAVRSVFDTVFDDANGCWHEAAELLGTLDLRTWFARDFFEPHIKRYSKSRRKAPIYWQLATASGSYSVWIYIHRATSDTLFQILESSFLGGKLDHEKSKLYALTRDTGGIRSASQRREIEQQEHFVGELQALKTEIARVAPLWKPNLHDGVILNFAPLWRLVPQSRSWQAECKKAWDKLVSGEYDWAHLAMHLWPERVVLKCIDDRSLAIAHGLEEVFWHEDASGSWQKQQVDETTVQKLIDERTSATVKAALKDLLSAATSAVSKGRKPQAKSSSPQSAAPKFVPTIARAPAAEAIVDEATLNVVKAAISRVAGGASKADVLAATGISDADWNKAVTALLDRGDVTRTGQKRGTRYQTKVS, encoded by the coding sequence ATGAAGGCCGTTTTTCTGAGAGTAAATGACGCACCGCCCGAGGAACGCGGAAAGGCCCTCCGAGCAGTTATTTTGGGGCTCCCGAACCAGAACGATCAAGCATTCAAGGTCGTGTTGGACGACCTGACTCTGATTCCGCGGTCCCCGTTTGTCTATTGGATCGGCAACGGCGTGCGGTCGGCTTTCTCCAAGTTCCCGAGGCTCGACGCTGGGCAGCGGGTGGCCAAGCAAGGATTGGCAACGGCTGACGATTTTCGCTTCGTCCGCCTATGGCCTGAAGTCGGCGATCACACTCGGCTCGAGACTTGGCGACCGTTCGCGAAGGGAGGCAGCTTTTCTCCCTACTACTCCAATATCTATCTCGTTGTGAAGTGGGAGCGCGATGGGCTGGAGATCGCCTCCAACCTAAATGATCGAGGCGAAGTCAAATCGAACATATGGATGTTGCGAGACACCGCCAAGAACTGCTTTTTCCGTGCGGGAATTACTTGGCCCCGCCGACCTCACTTACTTGGTTCGTTTCAGTACTTGCCACGCGGATGTGTATTCGGGTCCGATGGCCCGGCGATCTTTTCATCGGACGTGGCGGCACTTGCTGCTGTTCTGAATAGCGCTCCCTATCTCGGACTTCTCGGGCTTCTGATGGCCCGTGGCACAACCGGTGGCCAGACCCTCAAGTACGAGGTCGGCTACGTCACATCTGTCCCGGTGCCCACCATTGATGGGGAGTTGCGGGACACCCTTGCAGAGCTTGCGAAACAGAGTTGGCGCTTTCAGCGTAGCCTCGATACCCGCGTGGAGATCTCGCGCGCATTCATGCTCCCAGCAGTCTTGCAGGCTGGTGTCGGGAGTCTGGGTGACCGCGCACAGCACTGGGCACGTCTAGCGGCCGCCTCGCAAGCCGAGCTCGATGCACTTCACGGCCAGATCAACGAAGAGAGCTACCGGCTCTATGGAATTTCTGGCGAGGACCGCTCGGTCATTGAGCGCGGGTTCGGCTTGAGTATTGACTCGGACATGAGCCCAGATGATGACGATGGCGACGAGTCCGACGATGACGGAGGCGCTCCCGAGGTCGATGCCACACCGATGGTCGCCTCGCTCCTCTCCTGGACCCTGGGCGTTGCCTTCGGCCGGTTTGACGTGCGCCTTGCGACTAGCGAACGCGAAGCTCCTCCCGAGCCCGAGCCCTTCGACCCTCTGCCCGTCTGCTCCCCCGGTATGCTCACGGGCGACGACGATCTCCCCGTCGCCTCGCCGCCGGCTGGCTACCCGCTGACCTTCCCGACGGATGGCATCCTCGTCGACGACCCCGGGCACCCGCGCGACGTCGTCCGCGCCGTTCGGTCGGTGTTCGACACAGTCTTCGACGACGCCAATGGCTGTTGGCACGAGGCAGCCGAACTCCTCGGCACGCTGGACCTTCGAACCTGGTTCGCCCGCGACTTCTTCGAGCCGCACATCAAGCGCTATAGCAAGAGCCGGCGAAAAGCGCCCATCTACTGGCAACTCGCGACTGCGTCGGGTTCGTACTCGGTGTGGATCTATATCCACAGAGCGACCAGCGACACACTCTTCCAAATACTCGAATCCAGTTTTCTCGGCGGTAAGCTTGATCACGAGAAATCGAAGCTCTACGCTCTCACCCGGGATACGGGAGGAATTCGTTCGGCATCCCAGCGACGCGAGATCGAGCAGCAGGAGCACTTCGTTGGCGAGTTGCAGGCACTCAAGACTGAGATCGCACGAGTCGCGCCGCTCTGGAAGCCGAACCTCCACGATGGGGTCATCCTCAACTTCGCACCACTCTGGCGGTTAGTTCCACAGAGCAGGAGTTGGCAGGCCGAATGCAAGAAAGCTTGGGACAAACTCGTCAGTGGCGAGTACGACTGGGCGCACCTCGCCATGCACTTGTGGCCGGAAAGAGTGGTTCTCAAGTGCATCGACGACCGCAGCCTCGCCATTGCCCACGGTCTAGAAGAAGTGTTCTGGCATGAGGATGCGTCCGGCAGCTGGCAAAAGCAGCAAGTCGATGAGACTACGGTTCAGAAACTCATCGACGAGCGGACCTCTGCGACGGTCAAGGCTGCGCTGAAGGACCTGCTGTCTGCCGCGACATCCGCAGTGAGTAAGGGGCGGAAGCCGCAGGCCAAAAGCTCTTCGCCGCAAAGCGCGGCCCCGAAGTTTGTTCCGACCATTGCTCGTGCTCCGGCTGCGGAGGCGATCGTTGATGAGGCGACCCTCAACGTGGTCAAGGCTGCCATCTCCCGCGTTGCCGGTGGTGCCTCAAAAGCCGACGTCCTCGCCGCGACTGGCATATCGGACGCAGACTGGAATAAGGCCGTCACCGCGTTGCTTGACCGAGGCGACGTAACTCGCACCGGACAGAAACGGGGTACGCGCTACCAAACTAAGGTTTCCTGA
- the brxL gene encoding protease Lon-related BREX system protein BrxL — protein sequence MMNETVPRRDDLDDKVNRVFAGKVVRKDLVRKVKVGANVPVFVLEYLLGKYCASSDEMAIQMGMQVVMDTLSDNYIRPDESMKAQSKVKEKQRWTFLDKVKVRLVDSDYWAELSHFDHKYVHVPDHYVRDFDRLLTGGIWAQVDMRFEYDEENRGKYPFWIDKLTPIQLAAFDLEEYRRLRAEFTTDEWMDFILRSMGYEPTVMERRLKLLFLLRLAPLCEQNYNLVELGPRGTGKSYAVQELSPYSSLLTGGTTVANLFGHMSGRQKGLVQIWDVVGFDEVADLQKMPKEVITTLKTYCESGRYQRGQEEVSGYASIALFGNTQQPIDVMVQTGHLFAPMPDIIRDDMAFIDRLHFYLPGWEVPKMQNDHFTDHYGFVVDYLAEALRELRKSNFTEVIDHHFGLGSHLNARDRKAVRRTVSAMMKILHPHGQVSKEDLEEILAFAIEGRRRVKEQLKKMGGFEYHHTSFSYLDSATGEERFVGVPEQGGRDLISADPLPPGTVYTASVSSDGTVGLYRVEVSQSSGTGKLKLAGGVSGTMKESVSRAFSYLQANKVSFGIGRELDTSDLHVEVIDLLGNRVEAEIGVAFFVAAFSITRKAQPQPGLLVLGDMSVQGNIKPVRSLAEPLQVAMDNGAKRALLPVGNKRQVLELAPDVLEHVDPIFYGDVRQAAFKALGLN from the coding sequence ATGATGAACGAGACCGTACCGAGGCGAGACGACCTCGACGACAAGGTCAACCGCGTGTTTGCAGGCAAGGTCGTCCGCAAGGATCTTGTCCGCAAGGTGAAGGTCGGCGCCAACGTGCCGGTTTTCGTCCTCGAGTACCTGTTGGGCAAGTACTGTGCGTCGTCGGACGAGATGGCTATCCAGATGGGGATGCAGGTTGTCATGGATACGCTGTCCGACAACTACATTCGTCCTGACGAGTCGATGAAAGCCCAGAGCAAGGTGAAGGAGAAGCAGCGCTGGACCTTCCTGGACAAGGTCAAGGTGCGGCTGGTCGACTCCGACTACTGGGCTGAGCTCTCCCACTTCGACCACAAGTACGTGCATGTTCCCGACCACTATGTCCGGGACTTCGATCGCTTGCTCACCGGCGGCATCTGGGCTCAGGTGGACATGCGCTTCGAGTACGACGAGGAGAACCGCGGCAAGTACCCGTTCTGGATCGACAAGTTGACGCCAATCCAACTCGCCGCTTTTGACCTGGAGGAGTACCGCAGGCTGCGCGCCGAGTTCACCACCGACGAGTGGATGGATTTCATCCTTCGCAGTATGGGATACGAGCCCACGGTGATGGAGCGACGGCTCAAGCTCCTTTTCCTGCTGCGTCTTGCTCCGCTGTGTGAACAGAACTACAACCTCGTCGAGCTCGGCCCGCGCGGCACGGGGAAGTCATACGCAGTTCAGGAGCTCTCGCCGTACTCGTCGCTGCTCACGGGCGGAACCACGGTCGCAAACCTCTTTGGGCACATGTCGGGCCGGCAGAAAGGTCTGGTTCAGATCTGGGATGTAGTCGGCTTCGACGAGGTTGCTGATCTCCAGAAGATGCCGAAAGAGGTCATCACAACGCTCAAGACCTACTGCGAGTCTGGGCGCTACCAGCGGGGCCAGGAGGAAGTCTCCGGCTACGCCAGCATCGCGCTCTTCGGCAACACGCAGCAGCCGATCGACGTCATGGTGCAGACCGGTCACCTCTTCGCGCCGATGCCGGACATCATCCGGGACGACATGGCATTCATCGATCGCCTGCACTTCTACCTTCCGGGCTGGGAAGTGCCGAAGATGCAGAATGATCATTTCACGGATCACTACGGATTCGTGGTCGACTACTTGGCCGAGGCGCTGCGTGAGCTCCGCAAGTCGAACTTCACCGAGGTCATCGATCATCACTTCGGGCTGGGGAGCCACCTCAACGCCCGCGACCGCAAGGCAGTGCGTCGCACGGTATCGGCGATGATGAAAATCCTGCATCCCCACGGGCAGGTGTCGAAGGAGGACCTTGAGGAGATCCTCGCCTTCGCGATTGAAGGCCGTCGGCGCGTAAAGGAGCAGCTCAAGAAGATGGGCGGCTTCGAGTACCACCACACCAGCTTCAGCTACCTCGATAGCGCCACCGGCGAGGAGCGCTTCGTGGGCGTTCCTGAGCAAGGCGGCCGTGATCTCATCTCCGCGGACCCGTTGCCACCGGGGACGGTCTACACCGCGTCGGTTAGCAGTGACGGAACTGTTGGGCTCTACCGCGTGGAGGTGTCGCAGTCTTCAGGTACCGGCAAGCTGAAGCTTGCTGGGGGCGTTAGCGGGACGATGAAAGAGTCCGTGAGCCGCGCATTCAGCTACCTGCAGGCGAACAAGGTGTCCTTCGGCATCGGCCGGGAGCTCGATACCTCTGACCTCCACGTCGAGGTCATCGACCTTCTCGGAAATCGCGTAGAGGCTGAGATTGGTGTCGCATTCTTCGTCGCAGCCTTCAGCATCACCCGCAAAGCGCAGCCACAACCCGGCCTTCTCGTGTTAGGCGACATGAGCGTCCAGGGCAACATCAAGCCCGTTCGCTCATTGGCCGAACCACTCCAGGTCGCGATGGACAACGGAGCCAAGCGCGCGTTACTGCCAGTAGGGAACAAGCGGCAGGTTCTTGAACTCGCTCCAGACGTGCTCGAGCACGTCGACCCGATTTTCTACGGTGATGTCCGCCAGGCGGCGTTCAAGGCGCTGGGGTTGAACTGA
- a CDS encoding KGGVGR-motif variant AAA ATPase: MNFNDALEKATQLAQARLPDLKEHVFLVRDLHGRIRVLLKKRRDDKSPFYPHIQGLITDIAHALGAYAYPANDLVMYREDLKSIQLPDDQASAVLAENAGHKVCLHDRLLMGAEWSASPPLGPPRSKRFTLFSMKGGVGRSTTATILAWHLAKKGKRVLVFDLDLESPGVGAALLGVDLPRFGIVDWFVEDALGQGDAVLGEMVRQSTLANGPGTITVVPAFGSDTGDYLAKLGRAYLERGPNGHEPWPSRLKRLVEGIEGQEMPDVVLLDSRTGLHDTSAALILAMGADTLMFAVDTPQTWSAYGFLFKHWAIHPDRRAFREKLWVVGAQVPDTGRDDYINALTDNAWDLFRDTLYDEQGDGLDPDIFYSPAEDPSGRHYPRAVFWQRALMAFDPQKAWAENDVAAAYGGFLAWFDRVLLEEEEAP, from the coding sequence ATGAACTTCAACGACGCCCTCGAGAAGGCAACACAGCTCGCGCAAGCACGGCTCCCGGACCTCAAGGAACACGTATTTCTTGTCCGCGATCTGCACGGCCGCATTCGGGTTTTGCTGAAGAAGCGGCGCGACGATAAATCACCGTTCTATCCGCACATTCAAGGTCTTATTACTGATATTGCCCACGCACTGGGGGCCTACGCGTACCCGGCGAACGATTTGGTCATGTACCGTGAGGACCTCAAGTCGATCCAGTTGCCGGACGATCAGGCATCTGCTGTGCTGGCCGAAAACGCAGGTCACAAGGTTTGTCTTCACGACCGACTGCTGATGGGGGCAGAGTGGAGCGCGTCTCCTCCCTTGGGGCCGCCTCGCAGCAAGCGCTTCACACTGTTCTCGATGAAGGGTGGCGTGGGGCGTTCGACGACGGCCACGATTCTTGCTTGGCATCTTGCCAAGAAGGGGAAGCGAGTCCTTGTCTTCGATCTAGACCTTGAATCACCAGGCGTCGGCGCCGCGCTTCTCGGCGTGGACCTACCTCGCTTTGGCATTGTGGACTGGTTTGTCGAGGATGCTCTTGGTCAGGGCGATGCGGTGCTCGGCGAGATGGTCCGGCAGAGCACGTTGGCTAATGGTCCAGGCACGATCACTGTGGTGCCGGCCTTTGGCTCTGACACCGGGGATTACCTCGCGAAGCTGGGGAGGGCTTACCTCGAGCGCGGGCCAAACGGTCACGAGCCTTGGCCGAGCCGTCTCAAGCGGTTGGTTGAGGGCATCGAAGGACAGGAGATGCCTGACGTCGTGCTTCTCGATAGCCGCACCGGGCTGCACGATACGAGCGCAGCCTTGATTCTCGCGATGGGCGCGGACACGCTGATGTTTGCCGTGGACACGCCGCAGACGTGGAGCGCTTATGGGTTCCTATTCAAACATTGGGCAATCCATCCAGACCGCCGCGCGTTTCGCGAGAAGCTCTGGGTGGTTGGCGCGCAGGTTCCCGATACCGGCCGGGACGACTACATCAACGCCTTAACGGACAACGCGTGGGATCTTTTCCGCGACACCCTCTACGACGAGCAAGGTGACGGACTTGACCCCGACATCTTTTACTCGCCTGCGGAGGACCCATCCGGACGGCACTACCCAAGGGCCGTCTTCTGGCAGCGTGCCCTCATGGCTTTTGATCCGCAGAAAGCGTGGGCAGAGAACGATGTGGCGGCGGCCTACGGGGGATTCCTGGCGTGGTTTGATCGCGTCCTGCTAGAGGAAGAGGAGGCGCCATGA
- a CDS encoding AAA family ATPase, translating into MLNRLEFDSVGPAQTMSLDFAPRINLIAGDNGLGKSFLLDTAWWALTRTWARRLIVPHLPPALPSISFSYTKKTSGDYEYTSKFDRASDNWSVKPSRPAIPGLVLYAQVDGGFAVWDPARNYWKKETPDRPQAFLFKPEEVWEGNALCEGLVRDWASWQRERGDAFAVLCKVLDTLSPSGSGKLTPGELRKIALDDPKQYPTLRMPYGQDVAVVHASAGMRRILAVAYLLVWAWREHVASSELQGTAPAKEIILLFDEIEAHLHPQWQRLIVPALLQVMDVLTGNHDASVQLIAATHSPLVLASVEPVFDSELDKLFLLEERAGEVLLREQAWAKQGDVLNWLVSDAFGLDQARSIEAERAIEAAEALMRGEEALPAGLETKDAIHAELERVLAGHDVFWPRWVVWVEAQESQA; encoded by the coding sequence ATGCTTAACCGACTCGAATTCGACTCAGTAGGCCCGGCTCAGACGATGTCCTTGGACTTTGCTCCGCGGATCAACCTGATCGCTGGAGACAACGGACTTGGCAAGAGCTTCCTGCTCGACACCGCATGGTGGGCTTTGACTCGCACGTGGGCACGGCGACTGATCGTGCCGCACCTCCCGCCTGCCTTACCGAGTATCTCGTTCTCCTATACAAAAAAGACGTCAGGTGATTACGAGTACACAAGCAAGTTCGACCGTGCATCCGACAACTGGAGCGTCAAGCCGAGTCGGCCTGCGATTCCGGGCCTCGTCTTGTATGCCCAGGTCGATGGTGGCTTCGCCGTCTGGGACCCTGCGCGCAACTATTGGAAGAAGGAGACGCCTGACCGTCCGCAGGCATTCCTGTTCAAGCCAGAAGAAGTTTGGGAGGGCAATGCTCTCTGCGAAGGGTTGGTTCGAGACTGGGCGTCGTGGCAGCGAGAGCGGGGAGATGCATTCGCAGTACTGTGCAAAGTGCTTGACACGCTTTCCCCGTCGGGATCTGGAAAGCTTACCCCTGGCGAGCTTAGAAAGATCGCACTCGACGACCCCAAGCAGTACCCTACGTTGCGCATGCCCTATGGGCAGGACGTCGCGGTGGTGCATGCTTCTGCTGGCATGCGCCGCATTCTCGCGGTGGCATACCTTCTGGTGTGGGCATGGCGAGAACATGTTGCAAGCTCTGAGTTGCAGGGTACGGCGCCCGCTAAGGAGATAATCCTTCTCTTCGACGAAATCGAGGCCCACCTCCACCCACAATGGCAGCGTCTGATTGTGCCAGCGCTGCTGCAGGTGATGGACGTGCTGACCGGCAACCACGACGCCTCGGTGCAGCTCATCGCTGCAACTCACTCGCCGCTCGTCCTCGCATCCGTTGAGCCGGTATTCGACAGCGAACTCGATAAGCTCTTCCTGCTTGAGGAAAGGGCGGGCGAGGTCCTGCTGCGCGAGCAAGCCTGGGCGAAGCAGGGGGATGTCTTGAACTGGCTGGTCTCCGACGCCTTTGGTCTGGATCAGGCGCGCTCGATTGAGGCTGAGCGCGCAATCGAGGCCGCGGAAGCTCTGATGCGGGGGGAGGAGGCGCTTCCTGCCGGCCTGGAAACGAAGGATGCCATTCACGCAGAGCTGGAACGCGTCCTGGCCGGGCACGATGTGTTCTGGCCGCGGTGGGTTGTCTGGGTTGAGGCTCAGGAGTCGCAGGCATGA
- a CDS encoding SAM-dependent methyltransferase, with product MSTRFLDASDRHFHDAELLLAQARGANADHLFGLSAECSLKAVMLALGMAVSPDGAPQDKGHRVHMPELWAAFQSFAEGGLASRYLEPLDKSNPFADWSIDQRYWARDAITASAIPSHRAAANQCRVSLEKLIFDGVTT from the coding sequence ATGAGCACCAGGTTCTTAGACGCCTCCGATCGCCACTTCCATGACGCTGAATTGCTGCTCGCGCAAGCGCGTGGGGCGAACGCTGACCATCTATTTGGGCTCTCTGCAGAGTGCTCTCTCAAGGCAGTCATGCTTGCACTGGGCATGGCGGTGAGCCCCGACGGAGCACCGCAGGACAAGGGACACAGGGTCCACATGCCCGAGCTCTGGGCGGCTTTTCAGAGTTTTGCTGAGGGTGGCCTTGCGTCGCGATACCTTGAGCCACTGGACAAGTCGAATCCCTTTGCCGACTGGTCGATCGATCAGCGCTACTGGGCCCGCGATGCGATTACGGCATCCGCTATTCCGAGCCACAGGGCTGCAGCCAATCAATGCCGCGTGAGCTTGGAGAAGCTGATCTTTGACGGGGTGACTACATGA
- a CDS encoding PDDEXK nuclease domain-containing protein codes for MEQVVGFIGIRNQLGQQLSHEFGRGFEARNLRRMVKFAQTFPEAGIVTTLSAKLSWSHLVAIVALKTPQARHFYARQAAQDSWSVRELAQQIERKAFERSEIANAQTPATLLPAAGQAPSQIFKDPYFLDFLGLRQGHDEADLEAAILRQLEAFILELGRGFAFVERQKRMVIDGDDFYLDLLFYHRRLRRLVAIELKLGRFKAAHKGQMELYLKWLDRHERQLGEEAPIGLILCAESSREQVELLQMHKDGITVAEYWTELPPKAELEQQLHQALLEARERLARRGMLLEGGADE; via the coding sequence GTGGAACAGGTGGTAGGTTTCATCGGAATACGCAATCAGCTCGGACAACAGTTATCCCACGAATTCGGGCGCGGCTTCGAGGCCCGCAACCTGCGCCGCATGGTGAAGTTCGCCCAGACCTTCCCGGAAGCCGGGATTGTGACGACGCTGTCGGCAAAATTGAGCTGGAGCCATCTGGTGGCCATCGTGGCGCTCAAAACCCCGCAAGCTCGCCATTTCTACGCCCGGCAGGCGGCGCAGGATAGCTGGAGCGTGCGCGAGCTGGCCCAGCAGATTGAGCGCAAAGCCTTCGAGCGCAGCGAAATCGCCAACGCCCAGACGCCTGCCACCCTGTTGCCCGCAGCAGGCCAAGCGCCGAGCCAGATCTTCAAGGACCCGTACTTCCTGGACTTTCTAGGCCTGCGCCAAGGCCATGACGAGGCCGATCTGGAGGCCGCCATCCTGCGCCAGCTCGAAGCCTTCATCCTGGAACTGGGCCGGGGGTTTGCCTTCGTCGAACGTCAGAAGCGCATGGTCATCGACGGGGACGACTTTTACCTCGATCTGCTCTTCTACCACCGGCGCCTACGCCGCCTGGTGGCCATCGAGCTAAAGCTCGGCCGCTTCAAGGCCGCGCACAAGGGGCAGATGGAGCTGTACCTGAAATGGCTGGACAGGCATGAACGCCAGCTCGGCGAGGAAGCGCCCATCGGCCTGATCCTGTGCGCGGAATCGAGCCGTGAGCAGGTGGAGCTGCTGCAGATGCACAAGGACGGCATTACCGTGGCCGAGTACTGGACTGAATTGCCTCCCAAAGCGGAGCTAGAGCAGCAGCTGCATCAGGCGTTGCTGGAGGCACGCGAGCGGCTGGCGCGGCGTGGAATGCTGCTGGAAGGTGGCGCAGATGAATAG
- a CDS encoding PglZ domain-containing protein has translation MTHGLHQQIASTLDRLLRERRIVVFYDLREEFQPFLDELEVVGSGVGDLLRVRILDTLACLARFDGSFFALKAAVEPILAAPLPEPLLVYVPGYAKERLGKLRAPAGPNAAQGKEVWNVLFELDCAGKSYEPSLRGLARNELRRRYTDGDIDEMLAPTSLTYKDVVRFLIDQSSTEGGSASLVKLVLGKGSSEELICRWLADDAWDTDLEAKQAVPELLKLVQARLGLPLSDASLVKARHQTLRYVLINEFRADLASEAPSQLDVIPMPPTKDEMQRVRDVAERLRHEYPDAYTEIADGLERELNLPALAIEADALGTIDTFRFEETILLEHAAKLIGDAHYERALDLVLARRRSFWVDRSLGRLGQWETCRLMAELGRAVATTRPLLKRGNGTPKSWVEGYASDWYRADLAQRALESWVAKLEDEPEPSLERALGLVRRNHEALLKEMTQGYTAALAAAGWSVNGVLHQTRIYPELVEPIRGRIAYFFVDAMRFEMAADLVEQLEGAQELRLVPAVGVLPSITPIGMAALLPGASSSFSVIDHKGKLAARIGDTTMPGLSERMKYLKAVRPEAVDIDLGELLQKSTRALEKQLADAPLTVVRSQSIDGLGEMDGGLLARQIMDTIIGNLARAVRKLARTGVEHFVITADHGHQFSIRKEEDMLMDKPGGDTVDQHRRCWAGRGARTPAAASRVSGAELGYDTDLDFIFPKGLAVFRAGGDLAFHHGGPSLQEMIVPVVTLRMPSAGAPEAASGSKVALEGYPSVLTNRTFGMRVLVAAELFSQEQVPVRLILLADGLEVGRCGMALDAELDRASGVLMLQPGKPANVAMMLTRDEVNKIRIVAQDPATDAVLAQSADIDVKLGM, from the coding sequence ATGACTCACGGGCTCCATCAACAAATCGCGTCGACTCTCGACCGCCTCCTCCGCGAGCGACGGATCGTTGTGTTTTACGACCTGCGCGAGGAGTTCCAACCCTTTCTCGACGAGCTTGAGGTCGTGGGCTCTGGCGTGGGCGATCTCCTGCGTGTCCGCATCCTAGATACGTTGGCCTGCTTGGCTCGCTTTGACGGCTCGTTCTTTGCCCTGAAGGCTGCTGTCGAGCCAATCCTCGCAGCGCCGCTCCCTGAGCCTCTCCTGGTATACGTTCCCGGCTATGCCAAAGAGAGGCTGGGCAAGCTTCGGGCGCCGGCTGGTCCGAATGCCGCGCAGGGTAAGGAGGTTTGGAATGTGCTCTTCGAGCTCGACTGCGCCGGAAAGTCTTACGAGCCCAGCCTGCGCGGGCTCGCACGCAACGAACTGCGGCGGCGTTACACCGATGGCGACATTGACGAGATGCTTGCTCCGACGTCGCTTACCTATAAGGACGTCGTGAGATTCTTGATCGACCAGAGCAGCACTGAGGGCGGATCCGCATCCCTGGTTAAGCTCGTCCTCGGTAAGGGGTCGAGCGAGGAGCTGATCTGTCGTTGGCTCGCCGATGATGCCTGGGACACTGATCTCGAGGCAAAACAGGCGGTGCCGGAGTTGCTCAAGCTTGTACAGGCCCGCCTTGGCCTCCCGTTATCCGATGCCAGCTTGGTCAAGGCTCGGCACCAGACCCTGCGCTATGTACTCATCAATGAGTTCCGCGCTGATCTTGCGAGCGAGGCGCCTAGTCAGCTGGATGTGATCCCGATGCCGCCGACGAAGGACGAGATGCAGCGGGTTCGTGATGTTGCCGAACGCCTTCGCCACGAGTATCCAGATGCTTACACGGAGATCGCTGATGGCCTCGAACGCGAGCTCAACCTCCCTGCGTTGGCGATCGAGGCTGATGCGCTCGGGACGATCGACACCTTCCGCTTCGAGGAAACGATTCTGCTCGAACATGCGGCGAAGCTGATTGGGGATGCGCATTACGAGCGCGCCCTCGACTTGGTGCTAGCTCGCCGACGCAGTTTCTGGGTGGATCGCAGTCTCGGCCGCCTCGGACAGTGGGAAACATGCCGCTTGATGGCCGAGCTGGGGCGGGCGGTTGCCACTACTCGTCCGCTGCTCAAGAGGGGCAACGGTACCCCGAAAAGCTGGGTCGAAGGCTATGCGAGTGACTGGTATCGGGCCGACCTCGCCCAGCGTGCGCTTGAGTCTTGGGTCGCAAAGCTTGAGGACGAGCCTGAGCCTTCGCTCGAAAGAGCACTTGGGCTGGTTCGTCGTAACCATGAGGCACTTCTGAAGGAGATGACCCAGGGTTACACGGCTGCGCTGGCCGCAGCAGGGTGGTCAGTCAATGGGGTTCTCCACCAAACCCGCATCTACCCGGAACTCGTTGAGCCGATACGCGGCCGGATCGCCTACTTCTTTGTCGACGCGATGCGCTTCGAGATGGCGGCCGACCTGGTCGAGCAGCTCGAAGGGGCTCAGGAGCTCCGCCTTGTGCCTGCTGTGGGGGTGCTCCCCTCGATCACACCGATCGGCATGGCAGCGCTGCTCCCGGGTGCATCGTCGAGCTTTTCGGTGATCGACCACAAAGGAAAGCTGGCTGCCCGGATTGGTGACACGACCATGCCGGGGCTCTCGGAACGAATGAAGTATCTCAAAGCCGTTCGCCCAGAAGCCGTCGACATCGACCTTGGCGAGCTCTTGCAGAAATCGACGCGAGCGCTGGAGAAGCAACTCGCGGATGCACCGCTAACCGTCGTTCGGTCGCAGTCGATTGATGGTCTTGGAGAGATGGATGGGGGCCTGCTGGCGCGGCAGATCATGGACACGATCATCGGCAATCTCGCCCGAGCCGTTCGAAAGCTCGCCCGCACTGGCGTAGAGCATTTTGTCATCACCGCAGACCATGGCCATCAGTTCTCGATCCGCAAGGAAGAGGACATGCTGATGGATAAGCCAGGGGGCGATACGGTGGACCAGCACCGGCGATGCTGGGCCGGCCGCGGTGCGCGCACACCCGCAGCCGCGTCCCGCGTGTCCGGTGCGGAGCTTGGCTACGACACTGATCTCGATTTCATCTTCCCTAAAGGGCTTGCTGTGTTCCGGGCCGGTGGCGATCTGGCGTTCCATCATGGCGGCCCGAGCCTTCAGGAAATGATTGTGCCGGTGGTCACGCTGCGGATGCCGTCGGCGGGGGCGCCGGAGGCAGCGTCCGGCTCAAAAGTTGCGCTCGAGGGCTACCCCAGTGTGCTCACCAACCGTACGTTCGGTATGCGCGTGCTGGTGGCTGCAGAGCTCTTCTCTCAAGAGCAAGTGCCCGTTCGTCTCATTCTTCTGGCGGATGGGCTCGAAGTTGGCCGCTGTGGCATGGCATTGGATGCTGAGCTCGACCGAGCGTCTGGCGTCTTGATGCTGCAGCCCGGTAAGCCAGCAAATGTGGCGATGATGCTCACCCGGGATGAGGTCAACAAGATCCGCATCGTCGCGCAGGACCCCGCCACCGACGCGGTTCTCGCCCAATCTGCTGACATCGATGTGAAGCTGGGAATGTGA